The following coding sequences are from one Brooklawnia cerclae window:
- a CDS encoding YlbL family protein, whose amino-acid sequence MTKQGWTATVSTALFVVLMTLVALVPVSFVSWKPGGSTDLLGERDGQPTIAISGAPTYDTPGEVQLTTVAVTRVDASMTLPQAFLSYLLPDEQVLPREVVYPVGTPSAQEQAAATEQMATSQRDAVVAALAQAGIPIVRQPVVTQVSSSGPAYGKVEAGDLITTVNGAPVQRRTDVQNALAGVEPGTVVRLGLTRDGQELEAAITTVASQDDPSIAKLGIDTENSYQHSVDVEFGIDNELAGSSGGLAFALAIYDELTPGQVVDGRNVAATGLISSTGEVGSVGAVRQKVRGAERAGAQIMLVPESNCADVAGVKTSMTLVKVTTLEDAVNSLELLKDPDASGLVPRC is encoded by the coding sequence ATGACCAAGCAGGGCTGGACGGCGACCGTGTCCACGGCCCTGTTCGTCGTGCTCATGACGCTCGTCGCCCTGGTGCCCGTGTCGTTCGTCAGCTGGAAGCCGGGCGGTTCCACCGACCTGCTGGGCGAACGTGACGGGCAGCCGACGATCGCCATCTCCGGTGCGCCCACCTACGACACTCCCGGCGAGGTTCAGCTCACGACGGTCGCGGTCACCCGGGTCGACGCCAGCATGACCTTGCCGCAAGCATTTCTGTCCTATCTCCTGCCCGACGAACAGGTGCTTCCGCGCGAGGTTGTCTACCCGGTCGGGACGCCGAGCGCCCAGGAGCAGGCGGCCGCGACCGAACAGATGGCGACCTCGCAGCGCGACGCGGTCGTCGCTGCCCTGGCACAGGCGGGCATCCCCATCGTCCGGCAGCCGGTGGTGACGCAGGTGTCGAGCTCCGGGCCCGCCTACGGGAAGGTGGAGGCGGGCGACCTCATCACGACGGTCAACGGGGCTCCCGTACAGCGGCGAACCGACGTGCAGAACGCGCTGGCCGGGGTGGAGCCGGGCACCGTCGTCCGCCTGGGGCTGACTCGTGACGGGCAGGAGTTGGAGGCGGCCATCACGACGGTCGCCTCGCAGGACGATCCCAGCATCGCCAAGCTCGGCATCGACACCGAGAACAGCTACCAGCACTCCGTCGACGTCGAGTTCGGCATCGACAACGAGTTGGCGGGCTCCTCGGGGGGCCTGGCCTTCGCACTGGCCATCTACGACGAACTCACCCCCGGGCAGGTCGTCGACGGGCGCAACGTCGCGGCAACGGGCCTGATCTCCTCCACCGGAGAGGTGGGCAGCGTCGGGGCCGTGCGGCAGAAGGTGCGGGGGGCCGAGCGGGCAGGCGCCCAGATCATGCTCGTGCCGGAGAGCAACTGCGCCGATGTCGCAGGGGTGAAGACGTCCATGACACTTGTGAAGGTGACGACGTTGGAAGATGCGGTCAACAGTCTCGAACTGCTCAAGGATCCGGACGCGTCGGGGCTGGTGCCGCGATGCTGA
- a CDS encoding PPA1309 family protein: protein MLTEQTSRSDSLLAALVEIERFVGRSGWDQPARLFALAPTAELLEAQPSLADQLTVTAPDALSSIEQDDFNPSGADLMTALARLAWPGTVAGCALATERSFLPAELEPSVPDDPGLAAEFVANHPQRRDLRVVAGALRDSLGEPIVHCVARLASNPEDLLVGADMVPALTQALALTLWGPTTKGNHE from the coding sequence ATGCTGACCGAGCAGACCAGCCGCAGCGATTCCCTGCTCGCGGCCCTCGTGGAGATCGAACGGTTCGTCGGGCGTTCGGGCTGGGACCAGCCCGCGAGGCTGTTCGCCCTCGCCCCGACCGCGGAACTCCTCGAAGCCCAGCCCAGCCTCGCCGATCAGCTCACGGTCACCGCACCCGACGCACTGTCCTCGATCGAGCAGGACGACTTCAACCCGTCGGGCGCCGATCTCATGACAGCTCTCGCCCGGCTCGCGTGGCCGGGCACCGTCGCCGGTTGCGCCTTGGCGACCGAACGCAGCTTCCTTCCGGCCGAACTCGAGCCCAGTGTGCCGGACGACCCCGGGCTGGCGGCCGAGTTCGTCGCCAACCATCCGCAGCGCCGCGACCTGCGCGTGGTGGCCGGGGCCTTGCGCGATTCTCTCGGCGAGCCGATCGTCCACTGCGTGGCCAGGCTCGCGTCCAATCCCGAAGACCTGCTGGTGGGCGCCGATATGGTGCCCGCGTTGACGCAGGCGCTCGCCCTCACCCTGTGGGGCCCGACAACGAAGGGTAATCATGAGTAG
- a CDS encoding UPF0182 family protein: MSSLVEEDPTAPRKRNTLALTLGILVVLILGFVLFSRVWTDLLWYRSVDAQQVFTIRLFSTVGLFCVFGLLMAVVVLVNMVVALRMRPHGVPAQAGRSSTLSRYRRVMDARTKLFVAVPVIVLGLLAGAGAVSVTDTFLAWLNATPFGTTDPYFNRDISFYVFDLPWWRFVVSQVMWTFIISLVATAVVHFISGATRTSPLRLSSPVEGQAPEIKVSNPFGASAQAHMSVLLGIIMILIGIDQMLGRYAFAYTDNDTLFTGIGYTDDHARITAKLIMAIICLVCAVVFFVNAKLRRWMLPTSAVALAVASSLVVQVAYPGLVWQFDVKPNEPDRERNYIANQISATREAYGVADVEVTDYSATTTVSAGQLIADASALPGIRLMDPQVIAPTFEQLQQVRGYYTFPDVLDVDRYTIDGQETDAIVAVREINTSGLPEENQTWNNVHTVYTHGYAMVGAYGNRRQASGEPEWIERDIPPEGELNQVEPRVYFGENTTDYSIVGTTEGGSAIELDTPGGESGSGETYTTYSGTGGVSVGNYLVRALFAARFGDINLLLSSRVTSESKILYDRTPAERVAKVAPWLTIDQDPYPAVVDGRVVWIIDGYTTSNSYPNSQRVDLSSATSDSTSSWTPVGSESSDVNYIRNSVKAVVDAYDGTVTLYAWDTSDPVLQTWDKVYPGLLHSVDEISDDLKAHLRYPQDLFKAQREILGRYHMTDPMAWYQQSDLWVVPDDPRYDDTKEPPYYLSIKWPEDDAPVFSQTAVYVPRGRENLGAYMAVVADAASPDYGKIRVLRLSDTHQVPGPNQTFNAIQTDEQVQQALLPFTSQGAAEPVYGNLLTLPLGGGLIYVEPIYTQGKATGSYPVLRFIVVRFGDHIGIGDTLQEALDTVFQGDAGVDTGEGSDQTSGGSDEGSSSGTTTGSEAVKAALEAAVAAYDAADEALKAGDLAEYQAQIEIAKQRVEEAQSALG; this comes from the coding sequence ATGAGTAGCTTGGTCGAAGAGGACCCGACTGCACCGCGGAAGCGGAACACCCTCGCGCTGACGCTGGGCATCCTGGTGGTCCTGATCCTCGGGTTCGTCCTCTTCTCGCGCGTCTGGACCGACCTGTTGTGGTACCGGTCGGTGGACGCCCAGCAGGTCTTCACGATCCGGCTGTTCAGCACCGTGGGCCTGTTCTGCGTCTTCGGGCTGCTGATGGCGGTCGTGGTGCTGGTCAACATGGTGGTGGCTCTGCGGATGCGTCCCCACGGCGTTCCCGCGCAGGCCGGGCGATCCAGCACGCTCAGCCGCTACCGCCGAGTGATGGACGCACGCACGAAGCTGTTCGTCGCGGTGCCGGTGATCGTGCTCGGCCTGCTGGCCGGCGCTGGAGCGGTGTCGGTGACCGACACCTTCCTGGCCTGGCTCAACGCCACGCCGTTCGGTACCACGGATCCCTATTTCAACCGGGACATCTCTTTCTACGTCTTCGATCTGCCGTGGTGGCGCTTCGTGGTCAGCCAGGTGATGTGGACGTTCATCATCAGCCTGGTCGCGACCGCGGTCGTCCACTTCATCTCCGGTGCCACCCGGACGAGCCCGCTGCGGCTCAGCTCGCCGGTGGAGGGACAGGCCCCCGAGATCAAGGTGAGCAACCCGTTCGGTGCGAGCGCGCAGGCACACATGTCCGTGCTGCTGGGCATCATCATGATCCTCATCGGCATCGACCAGATGCTGGGCCGTTACGCGTTCGCCTATACGGACAACGACACCCTGTTCACCGGCATCGGCTACACCGACGACCACGCGCGAATCACCGCGAAGCTCATCATGGCGATCATCTGCCTCGTATGCGCCGTGGTGTTCTTCGTCAACGCGAAACTGCGGCGGTGGATGCTCCCGACCTCCGCGGTGGCGCTCGCCGTCGCGTCGAGCCTCGTCGTCCAGGTCGCCTACCCGGGGCTGGTGTGGCAGTTCGACGTGAAGCCGAACGAGCCGGATCGGGAGCGGAACTACATCGCGAACCAGATAAGCGCGACGCGGGAGGCCTACGGCGTCGCCGACGTGGAGGTCACCGACTACTCCGCCACGACCACCGTGAGCGCCGGGCAGCTGATCGCCGACGCGTCCGCGCTCCCCGGCATCCGGCTCATGGACCCGCAGGTGATCGCGCCGACCTTCGAGCAGTTGCAGCAGGTGCGTGGTTACTACACGTTCCCGGATGTGCTGGACGTCGATCGCTACACCATCGACGGCCAGGAGACCGACGCGATCGTCGCGGTTCGCGAGATCAACACGTCCGGCCTGCCGGAGGAGAACCAGACCTGGAACAACGTGCACACGGTGTACACGCACGGGTACGCGATGGTCGGCGCCTACGGCAACCGCCGCCAGGCCAGCGGTGAGCCCGAGTGGATCGAGCGCGACATTCCCCCGGAAGGGGAGCTCAACCAGGTGGAGCCACGCGTCTACTTCGGTGAGAACACCACCGACTACTCGATCGTGGGCACGACCGAGGGCGGTTCGGCGATCGAGCTCGACACGCCCGGCGGCGAGTCCGGCAGCGGCGAGACCTACACCACCTACAGCGGCACCGGCGGTGTCTCCGTCGGTAACTACCTGGTCCGCGCGCTGTTCGCGGCCCGATTCGGCGACATCAACCTGCTCCTGAGCTCGCGGGTCACCTCCGAGTCCAAGATTCTGTACGACCGGACGCCGGCCGAGCGCGTCGCCAAGGTGGCGCCCTGGCTGACCATCGACCAGGATCCCTACCCCGCGGTCGTGGACGGGCGCGTGGTGTGGATCATCGACGGATACACCACCTCCAACAGCTACCCGAACTCGCAGCGGGTCGACCTGTCGAGTGCGACGAGCGACTCGACCTCGAGCTGGACGCCCGTGGGTTCCGAGAGCAGCGATGTGAACTACATCCGCAACTCGGTCAAGGCGGTCGTCGACGCGTACGACGGGACCGTGACGCTCTACGCCTGGGACACCAGCGATCCCGTGCTGCAGACGTGGGACAAGGTCTATCCGGGGCTGTTGCACTCGGTCGACGAGATCAGCGACGACCTCAAGGCGCACCTGCGCTACCCGCAGGACCTGTTCAAGGCGCAGCGCGAGATCCTGGGTCGCTACCACATGACCGATCCGATGGCGTGGTACCAGCAGTCCGACCTGTGGGTCGTGCCCGACGATCCGCGTTATGACGACACCAAGGAACCGCCCTACTACCTGTCGATCAAGTGGCCCGAGGACGACGCGCCGGTCTTCAGCCAGACCGCGGTCTACGTCCCCAGAGGACGCGAGAACCTGGGTGCGTACATGGCCGTCGTGGCCGACGCGGCCAGCCCGGACTACGGCAAGATACGGGTGCTGAGGCTGTCCGACACCCATCAGGTGCCCGGGCCCAACCAGACGTTCAATGCGATCCAGACCGATGAACAGGTGCAGCAGGCACTGTTGCCCTTCACCAGCCAGGGTGCGGCCGAGCCGGTCTACGGCAACCTGCTCACGCTCCCGCTGGGCGGTGGGCTGATATACGTCGAGCCGATCTACACGCAGGGCAAGGCGACGGGGTCCTACCCGGTGCTGCGCTTCATCGTGGTGCGGTTCGGTGACCACATCGGCATCGGCGACACGCTGCAGGAGGCCCTCGACACGGTGTTCCAGGGTGATGCCGGTGTCGACACGGGTGAGGGCAGCGACCAGACCAGCGGAGGATCGGACGAGGGGTCGTCGTCCGGCACCACGACGGGGTCAGAGGCGGTGAAGGCCGCGCTGGAGGCGGCAGTGGCGGCTTATGACGCGGCCGACGAGGCCCTGAAGGCAGGCGATCTGGCCGAGTACCAGGCCCAGATCGAGATCGCCAAGCAGCGTGTCGAGGAGGCCCAGTCGGCGCTCGGCTGA
- a CDS encoding M16 family metallopeptidase: MNTSQPRPEVRPARQWRFPEPRVSELINGISLWLFDMPSQHVISSQVVLDAPVSLEPSGHEGVGTITVSASDEGSRTHPGALLAELLEDQGAVYGGIATQSGTICQLDVPSPRLLPALDLLAEMIREPAFDPGDVERLVALRLAEIEQSVVRSTTAVQLAFQQTVFDPASRSGRPTSGRQADVTRITADDALAFHRLWWQPTGATIILAGALPPGIDAQVAARFGDWQPSGTAVHHEPARPNPGAPAIRVVDRPGAVQADIQIGAFGPDRNDPNWAALEVAACAMGGSFGSRLNRVLREELGYTYGAHAGFRPLRSGGSFSMRTSSRTEVAAEAVREALRLLDLEREPFVPDEIADARTYLLGIAPLQFQTADAIAAQAGILAAAGMSPDWVNAHQERVSGITAEQANASFIGTVRPEALSVVVCGDAERLVPGLAQAGLTADVVELDI, from the coding sequence ATGAACACGTCGCAGCCCCGCCCCGAGGTCCGACCGGCCCGGCAATGGCGTTTCCCCGAGCCCCGAGTCTCCGAACTCATCAACGGCATCAGCCTGTGGCTGTTCGACATGCCCAGCCAACACGTGATCAGCTCCCAGGTCGTACTCGATGCACCCGTCAGCCTCGAGCCGTCCGGTCACGAGGGCGTCGGGACGATCACCGTGAGTGCCAGCGACGAGGGCAGTCGCACACACCCCGGCGCCCTGCTCGCCGAGCTCCTCGAGGATCAGGGCGCGGTGTACGGCGGCATCGCCACCCAGTCGGGCACGATCTGCCAGTTGGATGTGCCCAGTCCCCGGCTGCTTCCCGCCCTCGATCTGCTGGCCGAGATGATCCGGGAGCCCGCCTTCGATCCAGGGGACGTCGAGCGCCTCGTGGCCCTGCGACTCGCTGAGATCGAGCAGTCGGTGGTGCGCAGCACGACCGCCGTCCAACTCGCCTTCCAGCAGACCGTCTTCGACCCGGCCAGCCGCTCGGGCCGCCCGACCAGTGGGAGACAGGCCGACGTCACGCGGATCACGGCGGACGACGCGCTCGCGTTCCACCGACTCTGGTGGCAGCCGACCGGCGCCACCATCATCCTGGCGGGGGCCCTGCCGCCCGGCATCGACGCACAGGTGGCTGCCCGCTTCGGTGACTGGCAGCCCAGCGGGACCGCCGTTCACCACGAGCCTGCCAGGCCCAACCCGGGCGCTCCCGCGATCCGGGTCGTCGACCGGCCCGGCGCGGTTCAGGCCGACATCCAGATCGGCGCCTTCGGTCCCGACCGGAACGACCCGAACTGGGCGGCCCTGGAGGTCGCCGCGTGCGCGATGGGCGGTTCTTTCGGCTCCCGGCTCAACCGGGTGCTGCGCGAGGAACTCGGCTACACCTACGGGGCCCACGCCGGCTTCCGCCCGCTGCGTTCGGGCGGAAGCTTCTCGATGCGGACGAGCAGCCGCACCGAGGTGGCCGCCGAGGCCGTCCGCGAGGCGCTTCGGCTCCTCGATCTCGAACGTGAGCCGTTCGTCCCGGACGAGATCGCCGACGCCCGCACCTATCTCCTGGGCATCGCTCCCCTGCAGTTCCAGACCGCCGACGCGATCGCGGCCCAGGCCGGGATCCTCGCCGCGGCCGGAATGTCACCGGACTGGGTGAACGCGCACCAGGAGCGTGTCTCGGGCATCACCGCAGAACAGGCCAACGCGTCGTTCATCGGGACCGTTCGTCCCGAGGCCCTCAGCGTGGTCGTGTGCGGGGACGCGGAACGGCTCGTCCCCGGGCTGGCGCAGGCCGGGCTGACCGCCGACGTGGTCGAACTCGACATCTGA
- a CDS encoding M16 family metallopeptidase — protein MPELSSLVDYEIEDKRLDNGLRVLVNPDPLAPGIAVNLWYRVGSGDERLGATGFAHLFEHLMFAGSANVASGEHLEAIQAVGGSANATTSFDRTNYFETVGPHALELALWLEADRMSTLNVDRANLDTQREVVKEEKRQRYDNVPYGDQLQLLLELNFPTAHPYRHAAIGSMSDLDAATLDDVQAFYRTWYQPGAAVLTLAGPITPDQGLTLADRYFGHLPSIDVPTPVRPRPLAPHRGAPELVVVRDVPRPMLHVCWRTPQLSHPDRVPLDLAVALLAEGQSSRLYRELVRDEELAEGVGSFDLGLARGTSVAVVSARAREGVALEAIDERILAAVADLAEVGPTDAELARAKASSERQWLEALAPVEDRADQLGFYATHFDDPARINHELDDIERVTSDDIRAVAARWLRPESRATLRYLVGSNR, from the coding sequence CGTCGGCTCCGGGGACGAGCGGTTGGGCGCGACCGGGTTCGCGCACCTGTTCGAGCACCTGATGTTCGCGGGATCGGCCAATGTCGCCTCCGGCGAGCACCTGGAGGCGATCCAGGCGGTCGGCGGAAGCGCGAACGCCACCACCAGCTTCGACCGCACCAACTATTTCGAGACCGTCGGCCCGCACGCGCTGGAACTGGCCCTGTGGCTGGAGGCCGACCGCATGTCCACCCTCAACGTCGATCGGGCCAACCTCGACACGCAGCGCGAGGTCGTCAAGGAGGAGAAGCGGCAGCGCTACGACAACGTGCCCTACGGCGATCAGCTGCAGCTGTTGCTCGAACTGAACTTCCCGACCGCCCACCCTTACCGCCACGCCGCGATCGGATCGATGTCCGATCTGGACGCTGCCACGCTGGACGATGTGCAGGCCTTCTACCGCACGTGGTATCAACCGGGAGCCGCCGTCCTCACACTCGCCGGGCCGATCACCCCGGACCAGGGGCTGACCCTCGCCGACCGCTATTTCGGCCACCTGCCGAGCATCGACGTGCCGACGCCTGTGCGGCCTCGGCCCCTCGCGCCTCACCGGGGCGCGCCCGAACTGGTCGTCGTCCGCGACGTGCCCCGGCCGATGCTGCACGTGTGCTGGCGCACGCCGCAGCTGTCGCATCCCGACCGGGTACCGCTGGATCTCGCCGTCGCGCTGCTCGCCGAGGGCCAGTCGTCACGCCTCTACCGTGAACTGGTGCGTGACGAGGAGCTGGCCGAAGGCGTGGGCAGCTTCGACCTCGGGCTGGCCCGGGGCACATCCGTCGCCGTCGTCTCGGCCCGGGCACGCGAAGGCGTCGCGCTGGAGGCCATCGACGAGCGCATCCTCGCCGCGGTCGCCGATCTCGCCGAGGTGGGACCCACCGATGCCGAGCTCGCGCGGGCCAAGGCATCGTCCGAGCGCCAATGGCTCGAAGCCCTCGCACCGGTGGAGGACCGCGCCGACCAGCTCGGCTTCTACGCCACGCACTTCGACGACCCGGCGCGGATCAACCACGAGCTGGACGACATCGAGCGGGTCACCTCCGACGACATACGAGCGGTGGCGGCCCGATGGCTGCGACCGGAGTCCCGGGCGACGCTGCGCTACCTCGTGGGGAGCAACCGATGA